The proteins below are encoded in one region of Ereboglobus luteus:
- the argH gene encoding argininosuccinate lyase, whose product MAKSTKTARPSQQATWGGRFTSGPAELMLAFSESVSFDRRLAPFDIAGSKAHSAMLAHTGIITAAERDAIHAGLDAILAEIEAGKFKWDVKLEDVHMNIEQALTRRVPAAAKLHTARSRNDQVATDMRLYLKHACAQLSEKIAAAQRAILDAADAHADVLIPGYTHLQRAQPVYLAHHLFAWLEMLQRDRARLAETAARANWCPLGSGAIAGTTLPIDREFTARQLGFVDARGRPQVTQNSMDTVADRDLFTEFAHACALFGVHISRIAEDLILWSSAEFKFVELPDAFCTGSSLMPQKKNPDSCELLRGKSARLQGNLHTLLTLAKGLPLTYNRDLQEDKPPLFDSHDQAAICADVLAGTFTGLKMNRDKCAAAVADPALLATDLADYLVERGVPFREAHHAVGAVVRVAETLRVPLDKVPYDEIQSVHPAFEPDWTQVFDLKRAMQKRRGTGMPGPQQIKKQFARWEKLIAETRKGKNAK is encoded by the coding sequence ATGGCCAAATCCACAAAAACCGCCCGCCCGTCCCAACAAGCCACCTGGGGCGGCCGCTTCACGTCCGGCCCCGCCGAGCTCATGCTCGCGTTTAGCGAATCCGTTTCGTTTGACCGTCGCCTCGCGCCATTCGACATCGCCGGCAGCAAGGCCCACTCCGCCATGCTCGCGCACACCGGCATCATCACCGCCGCGGAACGCGACGCCATCCACGCCGGCCTCGACGCCATCCTCGCGGAAATCGAAGCGGGCAAATTCAAGTGGGACGTGAAACTTGAGGACGTGCACATGAACATCGAGCAGGCGCTCACCCGCCGCGTGCCCGCCGCCGCCAAGCTCCACACCGCGCGCAGCCGCAACGACCAGGTCGCCACCGACATGCGCCTCTACCTCAAGCACGCCTGCGCGCAACTCTCCGAAAAAATCGCCGCCGCCCAGCGCGCCATCCTCGACGCCGCCGACGCGCACGCCGACGTGCTCATCCCCGGCTACACGCACCTCCAGCGCGCGCAGCCCGTTTATCTCGCGCACCATCTTTTCGCATGGCTCGAAATGCTTCAGCGCGACCGCGCGCGCCTCGCCGAGACCGCCGCGCGCGCCAACTGGTGCCCGCTCGGCTCCGGCGCCATCGCCGGCACCACGCTCCCGATCGACCGCGAGTTCACCGCAAGGCAACTCGGTTTCGTCGATGCGCGCGGCCGTCCGCAAGTCACGCAAAACAGCATGGACACCGTCGCCGACCGCGATCTGTTCACCGAGTTCGCGCACGCCTGCGCGCTCTTCGGCGTGCACATCTCGCGCATCGCCGAGGACTTGATTCTCTGGTCGAGCGCGGAGTTTAAATTCGTGGAATTGCCCGACGCGTTTTGCACCGGCTCCTCGCTCATGCCGCAGAAAAAAAATCCCGACTCGTGCGAACTTCTCCGCGGCAAATCCGCGCGCCTGCAAGGCAACCTCCACACGCTCCTCACGCTCGCGAAGGGCCTGCCGCTCACCTACAACCGCGATCTTCAGGAGGACAAGCCGCCTCTCTTCGACAGCCACGACCAGGCCGCGATCTGCGCCGACGTGCTCGCGGGCACCTTCACCGGCCTTAAGATGAATCGCGACAAATGCGCCGCCGCCGTCGCCGACCCCGCGCTGCTCGCCACCGACCTCGCGGATTATCTCGTTGAGCGCGGCGTGCCGTTCCGCGAGGCGCACCACGCCGTCGGCGCGGTCGTGCGTGTTGCGGAGACGCTGCGCGTGCCGCTCGACAAGGTGCCGTATGACGAGATCCAGTCGGTCCACCCGGCGTTCGAGCCGGACTGGACGCAAGTCTTCGACCTCAAGCGCGCCATGCAAAAACGCCGCGGCACCGGAATGCCCGGCCCGCAACAAATCAAAAAACAATTCGCGCGCTGGGAAAAGCTAATCGCGGAAACGCGGAAGGGCAAAAACGCGAAATGA
- a CDS encoding M48 family metalloprotease — translation MDFFSAQARARKKTRQLIVLFAAAIVFLVALSYAILAGIRAGWLYYYEPGSAFQFWQPGLLAFLIVMTCGLVGGASWWKWRQLSKDGLLVIKSLGARWVSPGSANIIERRLVNIVEEMAIASGVPAPAIFLIENEQAINAFACGLKPQDATIVVTRGALDHLTRDELQGVIGHEFSHILNNDIRMNVVLMAVVHGLLFMALAGEGIFKDWNLLEESPFYFMKVIVAMVRVPVGIAVSIFGYTGYFLGRLIIATISRQREYLSDAAAVQFTRSPSGLTGALRKIGLSGGVVVTSKNVRAIQHFFFVDACRNHLGRWFATHPYWLDRVRAIDAQAAKFIVSDTLERGRLVTDDSDERPAVAGRRKTGLRLKQKIEAPSFGEGGPAANISTGENKTDPAENRAAMLQRLLCAGTPESIARARQLLASINPELLDAAHCRDTVPALVLGLLIDRDETVRHMQWDVFTFQGGAPLKIITRLEPALLKLPLEHRLPLLQLALPTLRMMPGQDIGRFWQAADKIAQCDGRITVFEYSLLRMVQRHLVSVAAIPLRKTNKACAQPSEIGAHAGMVLSMLANCGGVDEGTSRKAFEAGKSKLGRFAVFAKWHRPQTDESGGAAMIQQLYRPLDTALDRLATAPLETRRAVLAAAAAVVMDDGKQHIEEVELLRMMSDSLGCPMPLA, via the coding sequence ATGGACTTCTTCTCTGCACAAGCACGCGCGCGCAAAAAGACCCGGCAGCTCATCGTCCTGTTTGCCGCGGCGATTGTGTTTTTGGTGGCCCTGAGCTATGCCATTCTCGCCGGGATTCGCGCGGGCTGGCTTTATTATTACGAGCCCGGTTCCGCCTTTCAATTCTGGCAGCCCGGGCTGCTTGCGTTTCTCATCGTCATGACGTGCGGGCTCGTCGGCGGGGCGTCGTGGTGGAAATGGCGGCAACTGAGCAAGGACGGACTGCTCGTGATCAAATCACTCGGCGCGCGATGGGTTTCGCCCGGTTCGGCAAACATCATTGAGCGCCGCCTTGTCAACATCGTCGAGGAAATGGCCATCGCCTCGGGCGTGCCGGCGCCCGCTATTTTTTTGATCGAAAACGAACAGGCCATCAACGCCTTCGCTTGTGGACTCAAACCGCAGGACGCCACCATCGTCGTCACACGCGGCGCGCTCGACCACCTCACGCGCGACGAATTGCAGGGCGTGATTGGTCATGAGTTCAGCCACATCCTCAACAACGACATCCGCATGAACGTCGTGCTCATGGCGGTCGTGCACGGGCTGTTGTTCATGGCGCTCGCCGGCGAGGGCATCTTCAAGGACTGGAATCTGCTCGAGGAATCGCCGTTCTATTTCATGAAGGTGATCGTCGCCATGGTTCGCGTGCCAGTCGGCATAGCCGTGTCTATTTTTGGATACACCGGATATTTCCTGGGCCGCCTGATCATTGCCACGATTTCGAGGCAGCGCGAATACCTCTCGGACGCCGCCGCCGTGCAGTTCACTCGAAGCCCGTCCGGCCTCACCGGCGCGCTGCGCAAGATCGGGCTTTCCGGGGGCGTGGTTGTCACCAGCAAAAACGTGCGCGCGATCCAGCATTTCTTTTTTGTGGACGCATGCCGAAACCACCTCGGCCGCTGGTTCGCCACGCATCCCTACTGGCTGGATCGCGTGCGCGCAATCGACGCGCAAGCCGCGAAGTTTATCGTTTCCGACACCCTGGAGCGCGGACGCCTCGTGACGGATGATTCCGACGAGCGCCCCGCCGTGGCGGGACGGCGCAAAACCGGCTTGCGGTTGAAACAAAAAATCGAAGCGCCCTCGTTCGGCGAGGGCGGTCCCGCCGCAAACATATCCACCGGCGAAAACAAGACGGATCCTGCGGAAAATCGCGCCGCGATGCTGCAGCGCCTGCTTTGCGCGGGCACACCGGAGTCAATCGCCAGGGCGCGCCAATTGCTCGCCTCGATTAACCCGGAACTGCTGGACGCGGCGCATTGTCGCGACACCGTGCCCGCGCTGGTGCTCGGGCTCCTGATTGATCGCGACGAAACCGTGCGGCACATGCAATGGGACGTATTCACTTTTCAAGGAGGCGCGCCGCTTAAAATAATCACGCGCCTCGAACCGGCGCTGCTGAAACTTCCGCTCGAGCACCGCCTGCCGCTCCTGCAACTCGCGCTGCCCACGCTGCGCATGATGCCCGGCCAGGATATCGGGCGATTCTGGCAGGCCGCGGACAAAATCGCCCAATGCGACGGGCGCATCACCGTGTTCGAATACTCGCTGCTCCGCATGGTGCAACGGCACCTTGTTTCGGTTGCCGCGATACCCCTGCGAAAAACAAACAAGGCCTGCGCGCAGCCCTCGGAAATAGGCGCGCATGCCGGTATGGTGCTGTCCATGCTCGCCAACTGCGGCGGCGTGGACGAAGGGACTTCCCGGAAGGCATTCGAGGCGGGAAAATCCAAGCTCGGACGCTTTGCTGTTTTTGCCAAATGGCACAGGCCGCAAACTGACGAAAGCGGAGGCGCCGCAATGATCCAGCAACTTTATCGTCCGCTCGACACCGCGCTCGACCGCCTCGCGACCGCGCCGCTGGAAACCAGGCGCGCGGTGCTTGCCGCCGCTGCCGCCGTGGTGATGGACGACGGAAAGCAGCACATTGAGGAAGTCGAGCTCCTCCGCATGATGTCCGACTCGCTCGGCTGCCCGATGCCACTGGCGTGA
- a CDS encoding WD40 repeat domain-containing protein — protein MNLSKHWASLLDDYVIDLAWSPDGELLAAASASGGISIFRPKAVTATTDVSETMLHELPGHDGGTNCIAWAPATAGGAVSRMLASGGQDGTVKLWDADSGQHVTTAELGNAWVDHIAWRPVKSETGAQEGAETGKTNSPDAPASSLLAAAAGKDVVFLNADGSERHRCKPAPKTVQAIAWEPDGGALAAAHFGGVRLWDGDDFVLQKELPYNNGIHSLVWSPDNRWLVSGNQDQSVHLWIPESGLELHMSGYESKVVTLAFDRNSQRLATGGGRDACVWNCSGPGPEGREPDLLPHPAKVCALAFQRTHGLLASASEDGSVMLWSLDCNQPLRATVKMPSAATKLAWTQDDRFLAIGSEKGAVYVLSVEA, from the coding sequence ATGAATCTGTCGAAACACTGGGCTTCGCTTTTGGATGATTATGTGATCGATCTGGCTTGGTCGCCGGACGGGGAGTTGCTGGCGGCGGCCTCGGCGAGCGGCGGCATCTCGATTTTTCGCCCAAAGGCGGTGACGGCGACGACCGATGTTTCGGAAACCATGCTCCACGAATTGCCGGGCCATGATGGTGGCACGAATTGCATCGCATGGGCGCCGGCGACGGCGGGCGGCGCGGTTTCGCGCATGCTGGCGAGTGGAGGTCAGGACGGGACGGTCAAATTATGGGATGCCGATTCCGGCCAGCATGTGACAACGGCGGAATTGGGCAATGCATGGGTCGACCATATCGCCTGGCGCCCGGTGAAATCAGAGACCGGAGCGCAGGAAGGTGCGGAGACCGGAAAAACAAATTCTCCCGACGCTCCGGCTTCCTCGCTTCTGGCCGCGGCGGCGGGGAAGGACGTCGTGTTTCTCAACGCCGACGGCTCGGAGCGGCATCGTTGCAAACCCGCGCCGAAAACCGTGCAGGCGATTGCCTGGGAGCCGGACGGCGGCGCGCTCGCTGCGGCGCATTTCGGCGGCGTGCGGCTTTGGGACGGGGACGATTTTGTGCTGCAAAAAGAGCTGCCCTACAACAACGGCATTCACTCGCTGGTTTGGTCGCCCGACAACCGCTGGCTTGTTTCCGGCAATCAGGACCAAAGCGTGCATTTGTGGATTCCGGAGTCGGGGCTTGAATTGCACATGAGCGGCTACGAGAGCAAGGTCGTCACGCTGGCGTTTGACCGCAACAGCCAACGGCTGGCGACGGGTGGCGGGCGCGATGCGTGTGTGTGGAATTGCAGCGGGCCCGGCCCCGAGGGGCGCGAGCCCGACTTGCTGCCCCATCCGGCCAAGGTGTGCGCGCTGGCGTTTCAGCGAACGCACGGTCTGCTCGCATCGGCATCGGAGGACGGCTCGGTGATGTTGTGGAGCCTGGATTGCAACCAGCCCTTGCGCGCCACGGTGAAAATGCCCTCCGCGGCCACAAAATTGGCTTGGACTCAGGACGACCGGTTTCTGGCAATTGGCTCCGAAAAAGGAGCCGTGTATGTGCTGTCGGTGGAGGCGTGA
- a CDS encoding SlyX family protein, with protein MDIETRIARLEEHLTWLQQHATEQDRIISTQSFEIDLLKKQFILLKEQLSHKNNQSNFDVQNEKPPHY; from the coding sequence ATGGATATCGAAACCCGCATCGCCCGACTCGAGGAACATCTCACCTGGTTGCAGCAACACGCAACGGAGCAAGACCGCATAATTAGCACGCAATCGTTCGAGATCGACCTGCTAAAAAAGCAATTTATACTCCTAAAAGAACAATTATCTCACAAAAACAACCAGTCTAATTTTGATGTGCAAAACGAAAAACCTCCGCATTACTAA
- the mutL gene encoding DNA mismatch repair endonuclease MutL: protein MSSKIKILPDRVANQIAAGEVIERPAAVVKELVENALDAGATRLEVEFRHGGRSLMRIEDNGAGMSRDDALLALERHATSKIAAAADLDSLASFGFRGEALPSIASVSEFSIQTREASSDTGTEVFINGGKLAHVRECGRAVGTRIEVKHLFNSVPARRKFLKTDATESAHIIQGVRLYALAFPHVAFTLIEDGRVIFRSPQSETLRERVASIFGKQIAENLIPIDAAENGMRITGLIDRPGSGMGRATRHEMITYINRRPVDSRALNYALIESYTEHLPKGRYPVAFVFFEIDPAAVDVNVHPAKREVRFRNETAVRGFVIRNVLDALRNAQSGLGGSSGTGDPPVGLGGMAGTPAQPPPAFAPTPRITPLVQTHGRVAHATQPAQPTGGSPVPPNPPEPRPIENRKSKIENFTWRFLGLAHQAYALFETSAGIVVLDRRSAHERIWFERLQTQFRSGEVPSQRLLLPIPIELDAIASALLLDRLDFFNKHGFEITEFGRNFFRVESVPAWMEPADAEPFVRDLLGALRDGRLQEKNIDIARDELARLAVVKAIRLPASASEAEMRAMVGQLLACKTPLTSPSGRPTYFELSLGELARRFGR from the coding sequence ATGTCCTCGAAAATCAAAATCCTTCCCGATCGCGTGGCGAACCAGATCGCCGCAGGGGAGGTTATTGAGCGGCCGGCGGCGGTCGTGAAGGAACTCGTGGAGAACGCGCTCGACGCCGGCGCCACGCGGCTCGAGGTCGAGTTTCGCCACGGCGGACGCTCGCTCATGCGCATCGAGGATAACGGCGCGGGCATGTCGCGCGACGACGCGCTGCTCGCACTCGAACGCCACGCCACCAGCAAAATCGCCGCCGCCGCCGACCTCGACTCGCTCGCCAGCTTCGGGTTTCGCGGCGAGGCGCTGCCGTCAATCGCCAGCGTATCCGAATTTTCAATACAAACGCGCGAGGCCTCGTCCGACACCGGCACCGAGGTTTTTATCAACGGCGGCAAGCTCGCGCATGTGCGCGAATGCGGCCGCGCCGTCGGCACGCGCATCGAGGTCAAGCACCTCTTCAACTCCGTGCCCGCGCGGCGCAAGTTTCTGAAAACCGACGCCACCGAGTCCGCGCACATCATCCAGGGCGTGCGGCTCTACGCGCTGGCGTTTCCGCATGTCGCGTTCACGCTCATCGAGGACGGACGCGTTATCTTTCGCTCGCCGCAGTCGGAAACACTCCGCGAACGCGTTGCCAGCATCTTCGGCAAACAAATCGCCGAAAACCTGATCCCCATCGACGCCGCCGAAAACGGCATGCGCATCACCGGACTGATTGACCGGCCCGGCTCCGGCATGGGACGCGCGACGCGGCACGAAATGATCACGTATATCAACCGGCGGCCGGTGGACAGCCGCGCGCTCAACTACGCGCTGATCGAAAGCTACACGGAGCACCTGCCGAAAGGCCGTTATCCGGTGGCGTTCGTTTTTTTCGAGATCGATCCGGCGGCGGTCGATGTGAATGTGCACCCGGCAAAGCGCGAGGTGCGCTTTCGCAACGAAACCGCCGTGCGCGGTTTTGTGATTCGCAACGTGCTTGATGCGTTGCGCAACGCGCAAAGCGGATTGGGCGGATCGAGTGGCACGGGCGACCCGCCCGTGGGCTTGGGAGGCATGGCCGGGACACCCGCGCAGCCTCCGCCGGCGTTTGCGCCGACGCCGCGCATCACGCCGCTGGTTCAAACACATGGGCGGGTCGCCCATGCCACTCAACCCGCCCAACCCACGGGCGGGTCGCCCGTGCCACCCAATCCACCCGAACCGCGGCCAATCGAAAATCGAAAATCGAAAATCGAAAATTTCACCTGGCGTTTTCTCGGGCTCGCGCACCAAGCCTATGCGCTTTTCGAAACGTCCGCCGGGATCGTCGTGCTCGACCGCCGCTCGGCGCACGAACGCATCTGGTTCGAGCGACTGCAAACGCAATTCCGCTCCGGCGAAGTTCCCAGCCAGCGCCTCCTACTTCCCATCCCCATTGAACTCGACGCCATCGCCAGCGCGCTGCTGCTCGACCGCTTGGATTTTTTCAACAAGCACGGTTTTGAAATCACCGAGTTCGGGCGCAATTTTTTCCGCGTGGAGAGCGTGCCCGCATGGATGGAGCCGGCGGACGCCGAGCCGTTTGTGCGCGACCTGCTCGGCGCGTTGCGCGACGGCCGCTTGCAGGAAAAAAACATAGACATCGCGCGCGACGAACTGGCGCGGCTCGCCGTCGTGAAGGCGATCCGCCTGCCCGCCTCGGCAAGCGAGGCCGAGATGCGCGCGATGGTTGGCCAGCTTCTCGCCTGCAAAACCCCGCTCACCAGTCCCTCCGGACGCCCGACTTATTTCGAGCTTTCGCTGGGCGAGCTCGCGCGGCGGTTCGGAAGGTAG
- a CDS encoding GxxExxY protein, with the protein MNLIEQELSDRVLNAAIEVHRALGPGFLEKIYETALTHELTKRGHKVERQKTVTIVYDGQILGEHRLDLIIDGRIILELKACKAIEDIHLATARSYLKATGCKLALVLNFAEARLAIKRVVLDSAPSVLPRFRD; encoded by the coding sequence ATGAATTTGATCGAACAGGAGCTGAGTGACCGCGTGCTAAATGCGGCCATCGAAGTGCATCGAGCACTTGGTCCCGGATTTCTCGAAAAGATATACGAAACCGCCCTGACGCATGAACTCACCAAACGCGGCCACAAGGTGGAGCGCCAAAAGACCGTCACGATTGTCTATGACGGCCAAATCCTCGGCGAGCATCGGCTCGATCTCATCATTGATGGTCGCATCATTCTTGAGCTCAAGGCCTGCAAAGCCATCGAAGACATCCATCTTGCCACGGCCCGCTCCTACCTGAAAGCCACGGGATGCAAACTTGCCCTCGTCCTCAACTTCGCCGAAGCGCGGCTGGCAATAAAACGCGTCGTTCTTGACTCCGCGCCTTCCGTCCTTCCGCGCTTCCGCGATTAA
- a CDS encoding M16 family metallopeptidase: MKPPPLRAYSFSWLAAVAIILGSMPVISASDETSSRAVPSIFSSTSVAPVISAPTVISATSAPRTRTKHTTRAVRPVRPVRVAPTTPAIPWPHEITGETPSPRVTYGHLPNGFRYAIIPTGTTWNHVSFRLLVEAGSLHENDAELGYAHFVEHMTFNSTTNYKPYETAKRLQRHGAAIGPDTNAFTSHFETLYKIDLSANSREAINLTLSTLADIAGGALFKAEDVERERGVILAEKLSRQSLGADAWEIVADHLFAGTLFPKRNPIGTDDSLKNATPENLRAFYDAWYRPERMTLVVAGNASASAIERSIKSAFFFMAARAAPHTPPAPGKHDPPKPGSVSVRFLPELETGIIIFPTASWGETARRKTLKDDIVQDLLQFLLDAEMSKTAERSDHAITRFFIAGSTRAGISSQNAIMITFPPDRWRKALADSEQTLRRAIEHGFAPSLVELAKERILQTYQANASRSSILRRPRETADAFLKNLLAGRGYYNDEELLAQREEIFAALTAGDCRDALRALWFADPAHALIFAPESSAITTGAAQAVLDKSRSTPVQHPEDTGRPRFAYTDFGTPGEVVSREQLDYGGIWHVRFSNGVRLNIKQTPESKDSIQMVIRFGGAIRENPPDKPGLYAWGLGLMAGGLKKQESWEVRLAMPEMSQISLHNTANRYTFSASGRSSATGAILALCAAFMQDAAYRPSTAETVRATILEQYEKRAGTAKMVFEQAISPLIHNNPQVAFPPKEQILAYTMDDLKEWMSTQLDPARMDISIVGDCDIEEAIAAAARTIGALPALKNQTPPPACAPESPPVTPCSEEFTFAATNRPAQIDLFWSVPGSEGVDEDIRLMILAEILNDRVRAQIRETEGRAYTPFTRYQRSEVTPLHNHIHCTVQVPPGIARQIAKEIKTIAATLSEQGVDGEELERARRPVFSREHAKTGQTDYWLHEVLADSQTRPEKIQRARRMPRVLTEVTAENINALAGTHLKNDRLLQFIIMPESAKMN; this comes from the coding sequence ATGAAACCCCCGCCATTGCGCGCGTATTCGTTCTCTTGGCTTGCCGCGGTTGCGATCATCCTTGGTTCCATGCCCGTCATCTCCGCATCAGACGAGACATCCTCGCGCGCTGTGCCGTCCATATTTTCCTCGACCTCCGTGGCACCGGTGATTTCCGCGCCCACCGTGATCTCCGCAACCTCCGCGCCGCGCACGCGCACCAAGCACACCACGCGCGCCGTGCGACCCGTGCGACCCGTGCGAGTCGCGCCCACCACACCAGCCATTCCCTGGCCTCACGAGATCACCGGCGAAACACCGAGCCCGCGCGTCACCTACGGACATCTCCCAAACGGTTTTCGCTACGCAATCATCCCCACCGGCACCACTTGGAATCACGTCAGTTTTCGCCTGCTCGTCGAGGCTGGCTCGCTCCATGAAAACGACGCCGAACTTGGTTATGCGCACTTCGTCGAGCACATGACGTTCAACAGCACCACAAACTACAAACCCTACGAAACCGCAAAACGACTCCAGCGCCACGGCGCCGCGATCGGCCCCGACACCAACGCATTTACCTCGCACTTTGAAACCCTCTACAAAATCGACCTGTCGGCAAACTCCCGCGAAGCAATCAACCTCACTCTCTCCACTCTTGCCGACATCGCAGGCGGCGCGCTCTTCAAAGCCGAGGATGTCGAGCGCGAGCGCGGAGTCATCCTTGCCGAAAAACTCTCGCGGCAATCCCTCGGGGCCGACGCCTGGGAAATCGTCGCCGACCACCTGTTTGCGGGCACCCTGTTTCCAAAACGAAACCCCATCGGAACCGACGATTCGCTCAAAAATGCCACTCCTGAAAACCTTCGTGCGTTTTACGATGCTTGGTATCGGCCCGAACGCATGACGCTCGTCGTTGCCGGCAATGCTTCCGCCAGCGCAATTGAACGCTCCATCAAGTCGGCATTTTTTTTCATGGCCGCCCGCGCTGCGCCGCACACGCCGCCCGCCCCGGGAAAACATGATCCGCCGAAACCCGGTTCCGTGAGCGTGCGTTTTTTGCCGGAACTCGAAACGGGCATTATCATCTTTCCAACCGCCAGCTGGGGTGAAACCGCTCGGCGCAAAACTCTCAAGGACGACATCGTGCAAGATCTCCTCCAATTTCTTCTCGACGCGGAAATGTCCAAAACCGCGGAACGTAGTGACCACGCCATCACACGTTTTTTCATCGCCGGCTCAACCCGGGCCGGCATTAGCTCGCAAAACGCCATCATGATCACCTTTCCACCGGATCGATGGAGGAAAGCCCTGGCCGATTCCGAGCAAACGCTTCGCCGCGCGATCGAGCACGGCTTCGCGCCGTCGTTGGTGGAGCTGGCAAAAGAGCGTATCTTGCAAACCTATCAAGCCAATGCCTCTAGGTCGTCCATTCTCAGGCGACCCCGCGAAACGGCCGATGCGTTTCTAAAAAATCTTCTCGCCGGTCGCGGTTATTACAACGACGAGGAGCTGCTCGCCCAACGCGAGGAAATATTCGCCGCCCTCACCGCCGGCGATTGCCGCGATGCACTGCGCGCACTCTGGTTCGCAGATCCGGCACACGCCCTCATCTTCGCGCCCGAGTCGTCCGCGATCACAACCGGCGCAGCCCAAGCCGTCCTCGATAAAAGCCGCTCCACCCCCGTCCAACATCCCGAGGACACCGGACGCCCGCGCTTCGCCTACACGGACTTCGGCACGCCCGGCGAAGTCGTCAGCCGCGAGCAACTCGACTACGGCGGCATCTGGCACGTGCGTTTTTCAAACGGCGTCCGTCTCAACATAAAACAAACGCCTGAGTCCAAGGACTCCATCCAAATGGTCATCCGTTTTGGCGGCGCGATTCGCGAAAATCCCCCCGATAAGCCCGGCCTCTACGCTTGGGGCCTCGGCTTGATGGCTGGCGGCCTTAAAAAACAGGAATCTTGGGAGGTCAGGCTCGCAATGCCGGAGATGAGCCAGATTTCCCTGCACAACACCGCGAACCGCTACACCTTCTCCGCGTCCGGACGCTCGTCTGCGACTGGCGCGATTCTGGCATTGTGCGCCGCCTTCATGCAGGATGCCGCCTATCGCCCATCAACCGCCGAAACCGTTCGTGCGACAATTCTGGAGCAATACGAAAAACGCGCGGGCACCGCCAAGATGGTCTTCGAGCAAGCCATAAGCCCCCTCATCCATAACAACCCGCAAGTCGCCTTTCCTCCCAAGGAACAAATCCTCGCCTATACAATGGACGATCTCAAGGAATGGATGTCCACCCAGCTCGACCCCGCGCGCATGGACATCTCAATCGTCGGCGATTGCGACATCGAGGAAGCCATCGCCGCCGCCGCGCGCACCATCGGAGCGCTGCCCGCACTCAAAAATCAAACCCCGCCCCCCGCGTGCGCCCCGGAAAGCCCACCCGTGACACCATGCTCGGAAGAGTTCACGTTTGCCGCAACAAATCGCCCCGCCCAAATCGACCTGTTCTGGTCCGTGCCCGGAAGCGAAGGCGTGGACGAGGACATCAGGCTCATGATTCTTGCAGAAATCCTGAATGACCGCGTGCGAGCCCAAATCCGCGAAACCGAAGGCCGCGCCTACACGCCGTTTACCCGATACCAACGATCCGAGGTGACGCCATTGCACAATCACATTCATTGCACGGTGCAAGTCCCGCCGGGCATTGCCCGCCAAATCGCGAAAGAAATCAAGACCATCGCCGCAACGCTCAGCGAGCAAGGCGTCGATGGGGAAGAACTCGAACGCGCCCGACGGCCTGTTTTCTCCAGGGAGCACGCAAAGACCGGACAGACTGATTACTGGCTGCACGAAGTGCTGGCCGACTCGCAAACGCGTCCCGAAAAAATCCAGCGCGCCCGCCGCATGCCACGTGTGCTGACCGAGGTGACCGCTGAGAACATCAACGCGCTTGCCGGGACTCATTTGAAAAATGACCGCCTTCTCCAGTTTATCATCATGCCTGAATCTGCAAAAATGAATTGA
- a CDS encoding helix-turn-helix domain-containing protein, with protein sequence MNYTQLFRNLRESKGLTHDGLAKLVGCHRNTVINVESGRPVKFKTIAELMAKMGYDSNSPETKSIALLWLESISGINLTQEQSSHEAHERIAQYRATEKEAVQLLSELVMREHLTVNQIRTLYYAAEQPEVIAILESIRKLKVEEKNAVNNPAE encoded by the coding sequence ATGAATTACACACAACTCTTTCGTAATCTGAGGGAATCAAAGGGGCTCACACACGATGGGCTTGCCAAGCTGGTGGGATGTCACAGAAACACGGTTATCAATGTTGAAAGTGGCAGGCCGGTTAAGTTTAAAACAATCGCCGAGCTGATGGCGAAAATGGGGTATGACAGCAATTCACCGGAAACCAAGAGCATCGCGCTTTTGTGGCTTGAATCGATCAGCGGCATCAACCTCACGCAGGAGCAGAGTTCGCACGAGGCGCACGAACGCATTGCGCAATACCGGGCGACTGAAAAGGAGGCAGTGCAATTGCTGAGCGAGCTCGTCATGCGCGAGCATCTTACGGTGAACCAAATCCGCACGCTCTACTACGCCGCCGAGCAACCCGAGGTGATTGCCATTCTGGAAAGCATCAGGAAGCTCAAGGTTGAGGAGAAAAACGCCGTCAACAATCCCGCGGAATAG